From a region of the Flavobacterium sediminilitoris genome:
- the lpdA gene encoding dihydrolipoyl dehydrogenase yields the protein MSSFDVVIIGSGPGGYVSAIRCAQLGLKTAIIEKYSTLGGTCLNVGCIPSKALLASSHHYQELQHFADHGIEVSGEVKVNLEKMIARKQAVVDQTSGGVKYLMDKNNITVFEGIGSFEDATHVKVSKNDGASEIIESKNIIIATGSKPSSLPFITLDKERVITSTEALKLPEVPKHLVIIGGGVIGIELGQVYLRLGAQVSVVEYMDRIIPGMDAALSKELTKVLKKQGMKFYTSHKVQSVDRNGDVVTVKAENTKGEVITLEGDYSLVSVGRRPYTDGLNADKAGVKISDRGVVEVNDHLQTNVSNIYAIGDVVRGAMLAHKAEEEGVMVAEILAGQKPHIDYNLIPGVVYTWPEVAAVGKTEEQLKTEGVAYKSGSFPFKALGRARAGGDVDGFVKILADAKTDEVLGVHMIGARCADLIAEAVTAMEFRASAEDISRMSHAHPTFAEAIKEAALAATDNRPLHV from the coding sequence ATGAGTTCATTTGACGTAGTTATTATAGGTTCAGGTCCAGGAGGATATGTTTCAGCAATTCGTTGCGCTCAACTAGGGTTGAAAACAGCTATCATTGAAAAATATTCTACACTTGGAGGTACATGTTTAAATGTAGGATGTATTCCTTCTAAAGCATTATTGGCTTCATCACATCATTATCAAGAATTACAACATTTTGCTGATCACGGAATAGAAGTTTCTGGTGAGGTTAAAGTAAATCTGGAAAAAATGATTGCTCGTAAACAAGCGGTAGTTGATCAAACCTCTGGTGGGGTCAAATATTTAATGGATAAGAATAATATTACTGTTTTTGAAGGGATTGGTTCATTTGAAGATGCTACACATGTGAAAGTGTCTAAAAATGATGGAGCGTCTGAAATAATTGAATCTAAAAATATAATTATAGCAACAGGTTCAAAACCATCTTCTTTGCCATTTATTACATTAGATAAAGAACGAGTAATCACATCTACTGAAGCTTTAAAGTTGCCAGAAGTGCCAAAACACTTAGTGATTATTGGAGGAGGAGTTATTGGTATTGAGTTGGGCCAAGTGTATTTAAGATTGGGAGCTCAAGTTTCTGTGGTAGAGTATATGGATAGAATTATACCAGGAATGGATGCTGCTTTATCGAAAGAATTGACAAAAGTGCTGAAAAAACAAGGAATGAAATTTTATACTTCTCATAAAGTTCAATCTGTTGATAGGAATGGAGATGTTGTAACAGTAAAAGCGGAAAATACAAAAGGAGAAGTAATCACTTTAGAAGGAGATTATTCATTAGTTTCTGTTGGTCGTCGTCCTTATACTGATGGATTAAATGCTGATAAAGCTGGTGTTAAAATTTCTGATAGAGGAGTTGTTGAAGTAAATGATCATTTGCAAACAAATGTGTCAAATATTTATGCAATAGGTGATGTAGTTAGAGGAGCAATGTTAGCTCATAAGGCAGAAGAAGAAGGTGTTATGGTAGCTGAGATTTTAGCAGGTCAAAAACCTCATATTGATTATAATTTAATTCCAGGTGTGGTTTATACATGGCCAGAGGTTGCTGCTGTTGGTAAAACAGAAGAGCAATTGAAAACAGAAGGAGTTGCTTATAAAAGCGGAAGTTTTCCATTTAAAGCATTAGGAAGAGCTAGAGCAGGTGGAGATGTTGATGGTTTTGTGAAGATTTTGGCAGATGCTAAGACAGATGAAGTTTTAGGAGTTCATATGATAGGCGCTCGTTGTGCAGACCTAATTGCAGAAGCAGTAACTGCAATGGAGTTTAGAGCAAGTGCGGAAGATATTTCAAGAATGAGTCATGCACATCCTACATTTGCAGAAGCGATTAAAGAAGCAGCATTAGCTGCAACAGATAATAGACCACTACATGTTTAG
- a CDS encoding aminotransferase class I/II-fold pyridoxal phosphate-dependent enzyme encodes MNSFNPADKIQDLQYFGEFGGVNPSISDSSTYTFLSAKTMFDTFEGNAEGCYLYSRHSSPSNLYLDKALAAMEGTESANVSASGMGAITPTLLQLCENGDHIVSSRTIYGGTYAFLKNFAPRMGIKTTFVDITKLETVEASITPNTKVLYCETVSNPLLEVADLTGLSKIAKKHNLKLVVDNTFSPLSVSPIKLGADIVIHSLTKYINGSSDTVGGVICASQDFINDLKNVNSGASMLLGPTMDSMRSASIMKNLRTLHLRIKQHSTNAAYLAEKFEKDGIKTVYPGLKSHPSHEIYKNMINPEYGFGGMMTIDVGSLNKANELMELMQERNLGYLAVSLGFYKTLFSAPGTSTSSEIPLEEQVEMGLTDGLIRFSVGLDNNIERTYSMMKDCMKELHIL; translated from the coding sequence ATGAATTCATTTAATCCCGCTGACAAAATACAAGATTTACAATATTTTGGAGAATTTGGAGGAGTAAATCCTTCTATATCTGATTCTTCAACTTATACATTCCTTTCTGCAAAAACAATGTTTGATACTTTTGAAGGTAACGCAGAAGGCTGTTATTTATATTCCAGACACTCATCTCCTAGTAATTTATATTTAGACAAAGCTCTTGCAGCAATGGAAGGAACAGAATCTGCAAACGTTTCTGCATCTGGAATGGGAGCTATTACCCCTACTCTATTACAATTATGTGAAAATGGAGATCATATCGTTTCTAGTAGAACTATTTATGGAGGAACATACGCTTTTCTTAAGAATTTTGCTCCAAGAATGGGAATCAAAACCACTTTTGTAGATATTACAAAACTTGAAACAGTAGAAGCTTCAATAACACCAAACACAAAGGTTCTATATTGTGAAACTGTAAGTAACCCATTATTAGAAGTGGCAGATTTAACTGGTTTATCTAAAATTGCAAAAAAGCACAATTTAAAATTAGTAGTCGATAATACCTTTTCACCATTATCTGTTTCTCCAATTAAACTAGGTGCTGACATTGTAATTCACAGCTTAACAAAATATATAAATGGCAGTAGTGATACTGTAGGCGGAGTAATTTGTGCTTCACAAGACTTTATAAATGACTTAAAAAATGTAAATTCTGGAGCAAGTATGCTATTAGGTCCAACAATGGACAGTATGCGTAGCGCTAGTATAATGAAAAACCTAAGAACATTACACTTACGCATCAAACAACATAGTACTAATGCAGCTTATTTAGCCGAAAAATTTGAAAAAGACGGAATTAAAACAGTCTATCCTGGATTAAAAAGTCATCCTAGTCATGAAATATATAAAAACATGATAAATCCAGAATATGGTTTTGGAGGAATGATGACTATTGATGTGGGTTCTTTAAATAAGGCTAATGAATTAATGGAATTAATGCAGGAACGTAACTTAGGATATTTAGCAGTTAGCTTAGGGTTTTACAAAACATTATTTAGCGCACCTGGAACATCTACTTCTTCTGAAATTCCACTAGAAGAACAAGTAGAAATGGGATTAACCGATGGTTTAATACGCTTTTCAGTTGGTTTAGACAATAACATTGAAAGAACGTATAGTATGATGAAAGATTGCATGAAAGAATTACACATTTTATAA
- the trmD gene encoding tRNA (guanosine(37)-N1)-methyltransferase TrmD — protein sequence MRIDIITVLPELIKSPFEASILKRAIEKGLVEVHFHNLRDYTTNKQKSVDDYQFGGGAGMVMNIQPIDDCITKLKNEREYDEIIYMTPDGETLNQSIANGMSLLKNIIILCGHYKGVDQRVRDHFITREISIGDYVLSGGELGAAILCDSVIRLIPGVLNNETSALTDSFQDNLLSPPIYTRPADYKGWKVPEILLSGNFPKIEEWREQKAYEHTKNRRPDLLNE from the coding sequence ATGCGCATTGACATCATAACTGTTTTACCTGAATTAATTAAAAGTCCATTTGAAGCTTCTATTCTGAAAAGAGCTATTGAAAAAGGACTAGTAGAAGTGCATTTTCACAACTTAAGGGATTACACTACTAACAAACAAAAAAGTGTCGATGATTATCAATTTGGAGGTGGAGCTGGAATGGTTATGAATATACAACCAATAGACGATTGTATTACTAAATTAAAGAATGAGCGCGAATATGATGAAATTATTTACATGACACCTGATGGAGAAACGCTTAATCAAAGTATTGCAAATGGAATGTCATTGTTAAAAAATATTATTATTCTATGCGGACATTACAAAGGTGTAGATCAACGAGTACGTGATCATTTCATTACAAGAGAAATTTCAATTGGTGATTATGTTTTAAGTGGTGGCGAATTAGGAGCAGCAATACTTTGCGATAGCGTTATCCGTTTAATTCCTGGAGTATTAAACAATGAAACATCGGCATTAACAGATAGTTTTCAAGATAATTTATTATCTCCACCTATCTACACTAGACCAGCAGATTACAAAGGTTGGAAAGTTCCTGAGATTCTTTTAAGTGGTAATTTTCCTAAAATTGAAGAATGGCGTGAACAAAAGGCATACGAACACACAAAAAACAGAAGGCCCGATTTATTAAATGAATAA
- a CDS encoding thioredoxin family protein, whose product MIQELNQDNLQEIVNSNDTIIVQYSASWCGNCRIMKPKFKKLASENESIAFYIVDAEQFPESRKLAKVDNLPTFATFKNGKLVNQTQTNKLEVLTELINEVI is encoded by the coding sequence ATGATACAAGAATTAAACCAAGATAATTTACAAGAGATTGTAAACTCAAATGATACCATAATTGTACAATACTCAGCTTCATGGTGTGGAAATTGTAGGATAATGAAACCTAAATTTAAAAAACTAGCTTCAGAAAACGAATCGATTGCATTTTATATTGTAGATGCTGAACAATTTCCTGAATCGAGAAAATTAGCAAAAGTTGATAATTTACCTACTTTTGCAACTTTTAAAAATGGAAAATTAGTTAATCAAACGCAAACTAATAAATTAGAAGTCTTAACTGAATTAATAAACGAAGTAATCTAA
- a CDS encoding DUF6952 family protein, which yields MKLPVIKQLTQFIEDNDADYLIETIEVLENLTEVSSLKDEELDVIGELISNMYGALEVQKLIKEGADKKTALNNFMKRVLGSIDKE from the coding sequence ATGAAATTACCAGTAATAAAACAATTAACTCAATTTATTGAAGACAATGACGCTGATTATCTTATTGAAACTATTGAGGTTTTAGAAAACCTTACAGAGGTTTCATCATTAAAAGATGAAGAGCTGGATGTTATAGGCGAATTAATTTCAAATATGTATGGAGCTCTCGAAGTTCAAAAATTGATTAAAGAAGGTGCTGATAAAAAAACAGCACTAAATAATTTTATGAAACGTGTTCTCGGATCTATTGATAAAGAATAA
- a CDS encoding Lrp/AsnC family transcriptional regulator, which produces MKLDKIDEKLLELLQEDTKKTTKELSLKLNLSVTAVYERIKKLEREKVISKYVAVLDKAKIEKNFVVFCHVRLTQHNIDLISQFEKEVVKLDEVLECFHVSGDYDYILKIFVKDMEAYREFMVTKLTTIQHIGSTHSTFMISEVKNTTSFRLNK; this is translated from the coding sequence ATGAAGTTAGATAAAATTGATGAGAAATTATTAGAATTATTACAAGAAGATACAAAAAAGACAACAAAAGAATTGTCTTTAAAATTGAATCTGTCTGTAACAGCGGTCTATGAAAGAATTAAAAAATTAGAACGTGAGAAGGTTATAAGTAAATATGTTGCTGTTTTAGATAAAGCAAAGATAGAAAAAAACTTTGTTGTTTTTTGTCATGTGAGATTAACACAGCATAATATAGATCTTATTTCGCAATTTGAAAAAGAGGTTGTTAAATTAGATGAGGTATTAGAATGTTTTCATGTAAGTGGAGATTATGACTATATTTTGAAAATCTTTGTAAAAGATATGGAAGCATATCGGGAATTTATGGTTACCAAGTTAACAACTATTCAGCACATTGGAAGTACTCATAGTACGTTTATGATTAGTGAAGTTAAAAATACAACATCATTTAGACTAAATAAATAA
- the katG gene encoding catalase/peroxidase HPI — protein MENNKKLNGESKCPFSGGAMKQSAGFGTKNSDWWPNQLKINILRQNSALSNPMGGTFNYAEAFNSLDLKAVKKDLFELMTDSQDWWPADYGHYGPFFIRMAWHSAGTYRIADGRGGAGSGTQRFAPLNSWPDNVNLDKARLLLWPIKQKYGKKISWADLMILAGNCALESMGLKTFGFAGGREDVWEPEEDVYWGSEKEWLGDKRYSGDRELENPLGAVQMGLIYVNPEGPNGVPDPLAAAKDIRETFGRMAMNDEETVALIAGGHTFGKTHGAADPNKYVGKEPAAATIEEQGLGWKNTFGSGNGENTISSGLEGAWTTTPTKWSNNFFENLFGFEWELTKSPAGAHQWRPKNGAGAGTVPDAHNSSKSHAPFMLTTDLSLRVDPVYEKISRHFYENPDKFADAFSRAWFKLTHRDMGPVERYLGPEVPKEELIWQDPIPVVNHELVNDEDIVELKVKIRESGLSISQLVSTAWASASTFRGSDKRGGANGARLRLAPQKDWDVNNPVELSNVLMKLEAIQKEFNANQSGNKKVSIADLIVLGGCVGVEQAAKNAGHDVKVPFTPGRTDASQEQTDIDSFTILEPKADGFRNYMKAKYSVSAEEMLIDRAQLMTLTAPEMTVLVGGLRVLNVNHRQTKHGVFTKNPGSLTNDFFVNLLDFGTTWKATSDVQDVFEGRDRKTGKLKWTGTRVDLIFGSNSELRALAEVYGSKDSQEDFVKYFIATWNKVMNLDRFDLN, from the coding sequence ATGGAAAACAACAAAAAACTGAATGGTGAAAGTAAGTGCCCATTTTCTGGAGGAGCGATGAAACAAAGTGCTGGTTTTGGTACAAAGAATAGTGATTGGTGGCCTAATCAATTAAAAATTAATATTCTAAGACAGAATTCGGCTTTATCTAACCCGATGGGAGGAACATTTAATTATGCTGAGGCTTTCAATAGTTTAGACTTAAAAGCAGTAAAAAAAGATTTATTCGAATTAATGACAGATTCTCAAGATTGGTGGCCTGCTGATTACGGGCATTACGGGCCGTTTTTTATTCGTATGGCTTGGCATAGTGCGGGAACTTATAGAATTGCAGATGGTAGAGGAGGAGCAGGTTCAGGAACACAACGATTTGCACCATTAAATAGTTGGCCTGATAATGTTAATCTTGATAAAGCTCGATTATTGCTTTGGCCAATTAAACAAAAATATGGTAAGAAGATTTCATGGGCAGATTTAATGATTTTAGCAGGAAACTGTGCTTTAGAATCTATGGGACTTAAAACTTTTGGTTTTGCAGGAGGAAGAGAAGATGTTTGGGAGCCAGAAGAAGATGTGTATTGGGGGTCAGAAAAAGAATGGTTAGGAGATAAACGTTATAGTGGAGATCGTGAATTGGAAAACCCATTAGGAGCTGTACAAATGGGATTGATTTATGTGAATCCAGAAGGCCCTAATGGAGTTCCTGATCCACTTGCTGCTGCTAAAGATATTCGTGAAACTTTTGGCCGTATGGCAATGAACGACGAAGAAACAGTTGCACTTATTGCAGGAGGACATACTTTTGGTAAAACACATGGTGCTGCTGATCCAAATAAATATGTAGGAAAAGAACCTGCAGCAGCAACTATTGAAGAGCAAGGTCTTGGTTGGAAAAATACATTTGGTAGTGGTAATGGAGAAAATACAATTAGTAGTGGATTAGAAGGAGCTTGGACTACTACTCCAACAAAATGGAGTAATAATTTTTTTGAAAATCTTTTTGGATTTGAATGGGAATTAACTAAAAGTCCAGCAGGAGCACATCAATGGAGGCCAAAAAATGGAGCAGGAGCTGGTACGGTTCCTGATGCACATAATTCATCTAAGAGTCATGCTCCATTTATGCTAACAACTGATCTTTCTTTAAGAGTAGATCCTGTTTATGAAAAAATATCAAGACATTTTTATGAAAATCCTGATAAATTTGCTGATGCGTTTTCAAGAGCATGGTTTAAATTGACACATCGAGATATGGGACCAGTTGAACGTTATTTAGGACCTGAAGTTCCTAAAGAAGAATTAATTTGGCAAGATCCTATACCTGTAGTTAATCATGAATTAGTTAATGATGAAGATATAGTTGAACTTAAAGTTAAGATAAGAGAATCTGGATTATCTATTTCTCAATTGGTTTCAACTGCTTGGGCTTCTGCATCTACTTTTCGTGGTTCAGATAAAAGAGGCGGAGCAAATGGAGCTCGTCTTCGTTTAGCTCCACAAAAAGATTGGGATGTTAATAACCCAGTAGAATTATCAAATGTTCTAATGAAATTAGAGGCTATTCAAAAAGAATTTAATGCAAATCAGTCAGGAAATAAGAAGGTTTCAATTGCAGATTTAATTGTATTAGGTGGTTGTGTAGGAGTAGAACAAGCTGCTAAAAATGCAGGACATGATGTGAAAGTTCCTTTTACTCCAGGACGTACAGATGCATCACAAGAGCAAACAGATATAGATTCTTTTACTATTTTAGAACCAAAAGCAGATGGTTTCCGAAATTATATGAAAGCCAAATATAGTGTGTCAGCTGAAGAAATGTTAATTGATCGTGCTCAACTAATGACGTTGACTGCTCCAGAAATGACTGTTCTTGTAGGAGGATTACGTGTTTTAAATGTTAATCATAGGCAAACTAAACATGGTGTGTTTACAAAAAATCCAGGGTCATTGACAAATGATTTCTTTGTTAACCTTCTTGATTTTGGAACAACTTGGAAAGCAACTTCGGATGTCCAAGATGTATTCGAAGGGCGTGATCGTAAAACAGGTAAATTAAAATGGACAGGAACAAGAGTAGATCTTATTTTTGGGTCTAATTCGGAACTTAGAGCGCTTGCTGAAGTATATGGTTCTAAAGATTCTCAAGAAGATTTTGTGAAATATTTTATCGCTACTTGGAATAAAGTAATGAATCTTGATCGTTTTGATTTGAATTAA
- a CDS encoding M28 family peptidase translates to MKKSLLILTLFYFLLGFTQTDSRIYDIINQISSERIQKDITTLTNFGTRNTFSDTISKTRGIGAARRWIKSEFETISKECKNCLDVFYQKDFVTTNDGERVPKDTWIVNVVAIQKGTKYPNRYIIMSGDIDSRNSDTMDFTTDAPGANDNASGMAGTIEAARVLSKHKFENSIIYVGLSGEEQGLFGGKGLANYAKNKNWEIIGVLNNDMIGNIEGIDGVIDNRTFRIFSEPTSTTETEKERNMRRFYGGEVDGISRQLARYIERTTKTYMPEMNPMMIYRLDRFGRGGHHRPFNDLGFAGIRIIEAHENYNRQHQNIREENGIKYGDVLEGVNFEYVKKLTAVNAINLAALAWSPPAPKNVLIGGIVKPNVKLRWEKNSDTSILGYKIYWRLTTSPQWEFSRFVGNIDNFELEGIVIDNYFFGVSTVGKNGHESPIVFPNDIIKETFRKR, encoded by the coding sequence ATGAAAAAATCCCTTTTAATTTTAACTTTATTCTATTTTCTTTTAGGATTTACACAAACCGACTCTAGAATTTACGACATCATCAACCAAATATCATCTGAAAGAATACAAAAAGACATTACAACATTAACAAATTTTGGCACAAGAAACACATTTAGCGATACTATCTCTAAAACAAGAGGAATTGGAGCAGCTAGAAGATGGATTAAATCTGAATTTGAAACAATCTCAAAAGAATGCAAAAATTGCTTAGACGTATTTTATCAAAAAGATTTTGTAACAACTAATGATGGAGAACGCGTTCCAAAAGATACTTGGATTGTAAATGTAGTTGCGATACAAAAAGGAACAAAATACCCAAATCGATATATTATAATGAGTGGTGACATTGATAGTCGAAATTCAGACACAATGGACTTTACTACTGACGCTCCTGGTGCAAATGACAATGCCTCTGGAATGGCTGGAACAATTGAAGCTGCACGAGTTTTATCTAAACATAAATTTGAAAACAGTATTATTTACGTAGGTCTTTCTGGAGAAGAACAAGGACTATTTGGAGGAAAAGGGCTAGCTAATTATGCGAAAAATAAAAACTGGGAAATTATAGGCGTTTTAAATAATGATATGATTGGTAATATTGAAGGAATTGATGGAGTAATTGACAATAGAACTTTTAGAATATTTTCAGAACCAACATCCACAACTGAAACCGAAAAAGAACGTAATATGAGACGCTTTTATGGAGGTGAAGTTGACGGTATTTCTAGACAATTAGCTCGATATATTGAAAGAACAACTAAAACTTATATGCCCGAAATGAACCCAATGATGATATATCGATTAGATCGATTTGGAAGAGGTGGTCATCACAGACCTTTTAATGATTTAGGTTTTGCAGGTATTCGGATAATCGAAGCACATGAAAATTATAATCGTCAACATCAAAATATCAGAGAAGAAAACGGAATAAAATATGGAGATGTTTTAGAAGGTGTTAATTTTGAATATGTAAAAAAACTAACTGCTGTGAATGCTATTAATTTAGCAGCTCTTGCTTGGTCTCCTCCTGCTCCAAAAAATGTTTTAATTGGTGGAATTGTAAAACCAAATGTAAAACTACGTTGGGAAAAAAATTCAGACACTAGTATATTAGGCTACAAAATATATTGGAGATTAACAACTTCTCCACAATGGGAATTTAGCCGATTTGTTGGCAATATTGATAATTTCGAATTAGAAGGTATTGTTATTGATAATTATTTTTTTGGAGTATCAACAGTAGGAAAAAATGGTCACGAAAGCCCCATAGTCTTCCCTAATGATATTATCAAAGAGACATTTAGAAAGAGATAA
- the nhaC gene encoding Na+/H+ antiporter NhaC, giving the protein MDTKINSNKELSIWEALIPVAALITMLGYNVYIFEDNALGGSNQFILLLGATVAAIVGYFNKVSFSKMLDEVAENIKSTTGAILILLMVGALAGTWLVSGIIPSMIYYGLQILSPAIFLPATLIICSVISISTGSSWTTSATVGIALIGIGGALGFDKGMIAGAVISGAYFGDKLSPMSDTTNLAPAMAGTDLFTHIKYMSLTTVPSYIVTLILFIILGLTIETSGIADSSTLLNDIQKSFHITPWLFLVPVIVIGLIVKKTEPLVALLIGTLLAGIFAIIFQPEIVLMLSGGKSLNFANAYKGILNAITTDSVIPTENETLTDLFKSGGMQKMLGTIWLILCAMVFGGIMDAIGALSRISQALLKMAKSTFGLFASTVGSCLALNITASDQYLAIVVPGKMFSKAYKDKGLAPENLSRTLEDSGTVTSVLIPWNTCGAYQSGTLGVDTFDYLPYAFFNIISPFMTLIFAAFNIKIKQLASSVKN; this is encoded by the coding sequence ATGGACACTAAAATAAATTCAAATAAAGAGTTAAGTATATGGGAAGCATTGATTCCTGTTGCAGCTCTAATTACAATGTTAGGTTATAATGTTTATATTTTTGAAGACAACGCATTAGGAGGCAGTAATCAATTCATATTATTACTAGGCGCAACAGTAGCTGCAATAGTTGGTTACTTCAACAAAGTAAGTTTTTCAAAAATGCTTGATGAAGTAGCTGAAAACATTAAATCTACAACTGGTGCCATTTTAATCTTATTAATGGTTGGTGCACTTGCTGGAACATGGCTAGTTAGCGGTATTATTCCATCTATGATATATTATGGTTTACAAATTCTAAGTCCAGCAATATTTTTACCTGCTACTTTAATCATTTGCTCTGTAATTTCAATTTCTACAGGAAGTTCATGGACTACTTCAGCTACTGTCGGTATTGCTTTAATAGGTATTGGTGGAGCATTAGGTTTCGATAAAGGAATGATTGCAGGAGCTGTTATTTCTGGTGCCTATTTTGGAGACAAACTATCTCCAATGTCCGACACAACTAATTTAGCACCAGCAATGGCAGGAACAGACTTGTTTACACATATAAAGTACATGTCATTAACAACAGTTCCAAGTTATATAGTAACATTAATTTTATTTATCATTTTAGGATTAACCATTGAAACAAGTGGAATTGCTGATTCTTCAACTCTTTTAAACGATATTCAAAAATCTTTTCATATAACTCCATGGTTATTCTTAGTACCTGTTATTGTAATAGGACTAATTGTAAAGAAAACAGAACCATTAGTTGCGTTATTAATTGGAACACTTTTAGCTGGAATTTTCGCAATTATTTTCCAACCAGAAATTGTTTTAATGCTTTCAGGTGGGAAAAGTTTAAATTTCGCAAATGCATATAAAGGAATATTAAATGCTATAACTACAGACTCTGTAATCCCTACAGAAAATGAAACATTGACAGACTTGTTCAAATCTGGAGGAATGCAAAAAATGCTAGGCACAATATGGTTAATTTTATGTGCTATGGTCTTTGGCGGAATTATGGATGCAATTGGAGCATTATCAAGAATTAGCCAAGCTCTTCTTAAAATGGCAAAATCTACATTCGGATTATTTGCTTCAACTGTTGGAAGTTGCTTAGCTCTAAACATTACCGCATCAGATCAATATCTAGCAATTGTTGTACCTGGCAAGATGTTTTCAAAAGCATACAAAGATAAAGGACTAGCCCCTGAAAATCTAAGTAGAACCTTAGAAGATTCTGGAACGGTTACCTCTGTTTTAATACCTTGGAACACTTGTGGAGCTTATCAATCTGGAACATTGGGCGTTGATACATTTGATTACTTACCTTATGCTTTCTTTAATATTATAAGTCCATTCATGACTTTAATTTTTGCCGCATTCAACATTAAAATTAAACAATTAGCTTCTAGTGTAAAAAACTAA
- the rplS gene encoding 50S ribosomal protein L19: MANLVDFVQNEFVTKKDFPEFNAGDTITVYYEIKEGEKTRTQFFKGVVIQKRGAGLTETFTIRKMSGAVGVERIFPVNMPALQKVEVNQRGKVRRARIFYFRELTGKKAKIKEKRRR, encoded by the coding sequence ATGGCTAATTTAGTAGATTTCGTACAAAACGAATTTGTAACAAAAAAAGATTTCCCAGAATTTAATGCTGGAGACACAATTACTGTGTATTATGAAATCAAAGAGGGTGAAAAAACTAGAACTCAGTTCTTCAAAGGTGTAGTAATCCAAAAAAGAGGTGCAGGATTAACTGAAACTTTTACAATTCGTAAAATGTCTGGAGCTGTTGGTGTAGAGCGTATCTTCCCAGTGAACATGCCAGCTTTACAAAAAGTTGAAGTTAACCAAAGAGGTAAAGTTCGTAGAGCTCGTATATTCTACTTCAGAGAACTTACTGGTAAAAAAGCAAAAATCAAAGAAAAAAGAAGAAGATAA
- a CDS encoding peroxiredoxin, with amino-acid sequence MSLVGKKFPNITVDAISEMGDNLRINVLEEATKNNKKVLLFWYPKDFTFVCPTELHAFQAALGEFEKRNTIVIGASCDTNEVHFAWLNTPKNNGGIEGVTYPLIADTTRNLSAALEILDAEWVYDENLGEEILEGSNVTFRATYLIDEDGKIFHESVNDMPLGRNVNEYLRLIDAYTHVQTKGEVCPANWEEGKEAMNADRLSTAAYLSQN; translated from the coding sequence ATGTCATTAGTAGGAAAAAAATTTCCAAACATTACAGTTGATGCAATCTCTGAAATGGGAGATAACTTAAGAATCAACGTTTTAGAAGAAGCTACAAAAAACAACAAGAAAGTTTTATTGTTTTGGTATCCAAAAGATTTCACTTTTGTTTGCCCTACTGAATTACATGCTTTCCAAGCTGCTTTAGGTGAATTTGAAAAAAGAAACACAATTGTAATTGGTGCTTCTTGTGATACAAATGAAGTGCACTTTGCTTGGTTAAACACTCCGAAAAACAATGGTGGAATTGAAGGTGTTACATATCCTTTAATTGCTGACACTACAAGAAATTTATCTGCTGCTTTAGAGATTCTTGATGCTGAATGGGTTTATGATGAAAATTTAGGAGAAGAAATCCTTGAAGGTTCAAACGTAACTTTTAGAGCAACATATTTAATTGACGAAGATGGAAAAATTTTCCATGAAAGTGTAAATGATATGCCATTAGGTAGAAATGTAAACGAATATTTACGCTTAATTGATGCTTATACTCATGTTCAAACAAAAGGTGAGGTTTGTCCTGCAAATTGGGAAGAAGGGAAAGAGGCTATGAATGCTGATAGATTAAGTACTGCTGCATACTTAAGTCAAAACTAA